A genomic segment from Diceros bicornis minor isolate mBicDic1 chromosome 5, mDicBic1.mat.cur, whole genome shotgun sequence encodes:
- the RPL10L gene encoding LOW QUALITY PROTEIN: ribosomal protein uL16-like (The sequence of the model RefSeq protein was modified relative to this genomic sequence to represent the inferred CDS: inserted 2 bases in 2 codons) codes for MGRCPARCYRYCKNKPYPKSRFCRGVPDAKIRIFDLGRKKARVDEFPLCGHMASDEHEQLSSEALAAARVCAHKYLARRRGRDAXHLRVRLHPLRVLRVHGMMPCARADRLQTGMRGACGTPQGTAARGRAGQVVVSVLTKLPSREHVVEALRRAKFKFPGRQRIHISKQWGFTKFNAGEFDDRGAEKRLIPDGCGVKYVPSQGPWAXWRALRSGGL; via the exons ATGGGCCGCTGCCCCGCCCGCTGTTACCGCTACTGTAAGAACAAGCCGTACCCAAAGTCCCGCTTCTGCCGCGGTGTCCCCGATGCCAAGATCCGCATCTTCGACCTGGGCCGGAAGAAGGCGAGAGTGGACGAGTTCCCGCTCTGTGGCCACATGGCGTCCGACGAGCACGAGCAGCTGTCCTCCGAGGCGCTGGCGGCGGCGCGCGTCTGTGCCCACAAGTACCTGGCGAGGCGCCGCGGGCGCGACG GTCACCTCCGCGTGCGCCTCCACCCCCTCCGCGTCCTGCGCGTCCACGGGATGATGCCCTGTGCCCGCGCCGACCGGCTCCAGACCGGCATGCGGGGCGCCTGCGGGACGCCCCAGGGCACGGCGGCGCGAGGCCGCGCCGGCCAGGTCGTCGTGTCCGTCCTCACCAAGCTCCCGAGCAGGGAGCACGTGGTCGAAGCCTTACGCAGGGCCAAGTTCAAGTTCCCCGGCCGCCAGAGGATCCACATCTCCAAGCAGTGGGGCTTTACCAAGTTTAATGCCGGAGAATTTGACGACAGGGGGGCCGAGAAGCGCCTCATCCCGGATGGTTGTGGAGTCAAATACGTCCCCAGTCAAGGCCCCTGGG CGTGGCGAGCCCTGCGCTCAGGAGGTCTTTGA